The following are encoded in a window of Ochotona princeps isolate mOchPri1 unplaced genomic scaffold, mOchPri1.hap1 HAP1_SCAFFOLD_121, whole genome shotgun sequence genomic DNA:
- the TMEM249 gene encoding cation channel sperm-associated auxiliary subunit TMEM249: MNSDSSHFQLWTLGFFTERHLARRLKSNSFYPFTQQQPGVFVLEYYQDTLWKGALLFAVCIVLVSLDFIRQVRKQETWGFPAYGVGVGLWLLVSSLPRRRLVLNHPRGIYHFSIRGRTVCQGPMHLVYVRLALSSDAYGRCFFRLVLSGHKLEPLVLVQLSERYEQIEYLGRHVAQKLNINYFDYLATSYRHVVRHRPLEGALGPGVAQRKVRLHDPPGRA; encoded by the exons ATGAACTCGGACAGCAGCCACTTCCAGCTCTGGACACTGGGTTTCTTCACCGAGCGCCATTTGGCCAGGCGCCTCAAGAGCAACAGCTTCTACCCCTTCacgcagcagcagcctgggg TCTTTGTGCTGGAGTACTACCAGGACACACTGTGGAAGGGGGCGTTGCTCTTCGCGGTCTGCATCGTGCTGGTCAGCCTGGACTTCATCCGGCAG GTGCGCAAGCAGGAGACCTGGGGCTTCCCTGCGTACGGCGTGGGCGtgggcctctggctcctggtctcgTCGCTGCCGCGGCGCCGCCTGGTACTGAACCACCCGCGTGGCATATACCACTTCTCCATCCGGGGCCGCACCGTCTGCCAGGGCCCCATGCACCTGGTCTATGTGCGCCTGGCACTCAGCTCCGACG CCTACGGGAGGTGCTTCTTCCGGCTGGTTCTCAGCGGCCACAAGCTGGAGCCGCTGGTGCTGGTGCAGCTGTCAGAGCGCTACGAG CAAATCGAGTACCTGGGACGCCACGTCGCTCAGAAACTCAACATTAACTACTTCGACTACCTAGCCACGTCCTACCGGCACGTGGTGCGCCACCGGCCGCTGGAGGGTGCCTTGGGCCCGGGCGTAGCGCAGCGCAAGGTCCGCCTCCACGACCCGCCGGGGCGAGCCTAG